The segment ACCAAACATACCGTGTCTGGGTAGGCTCATGCATGCAGCACCCCGCCGGACCGAGGAGCCCCGTGAGCACCGCCGACGAGCAGGCCCAGCCGCTTGACACCGACTCGCCCCAGATCACCCGAATCGTCATCGCCGAGGACGAGGCACTGATCCGCCTCGACCTCAAGGAGATGTTGGAGGAGGAGGGCTACACCGTCGTCGGTGAGGCCGGTGACGGCGCGACGGCGGTCAAACTGGTCGAGGAGCTCAAGCCCGACCTGGCCATCCTGGACGTGAAGATGCCCGTCCTGGACGGCCTCTCGGCCGCCGAGCGGATCCACGAGCAGCACCTCGCCCCGGTGCTGATGCTCACCGCGTTCTCCCAGCGCGAGCTGGTCGACCGGGCCCGGGACGCCGGCGCGATGGCCTACATCGTCAAGCCGTTCAGCAAGAGCGACCTGGTGCCCGCGATCGAGATGGCGGTCTCCCGCTACACCGAGATGCGCACCCTGGAGCAGGAGATCGCGGACCTCTCGCAGCGGCTGGAGACCCGCAAGCTGGTCGACCGCGCCAAGAGCGTGCTGCAGACCAAGTTCGGCCTGAACGAGCCCGCCGCGTTCCGCTGGATCCAGAAGACCTCGATGGACCGCCGGATGACCATGGCCGCCGTCGCCGAGGCCGTGATCGAGGAGGGCGCCGCCCAGGACCGCAAGAAGGCCGACGCCGCCGAGGACTGACCGCCCCCCGCACGCGCGGGAGCGCCCCCGCCCGGACACCGGTCCGGACGGGGGCGCTCCCGCGCGTGCGACGGGCGGTCAGTCCTCGCCCAGGTACTGGCGGCGCACCGACTCGTCGTGCAGCAGCTCCGCGCCGGTGCCGGACAGCGTGATCTTCCCGGTGGTCATCACGTACGCCCGGTCCGAGAGCGAGAGCGCGGCCTGCGCGTTCTGCTCCACCAGCAGGATGGTGGTGCCCGCGGCCTTCAGTTCCACGATGGTCGCCATGATCTTCTGCATCATCAGCGGCGACAGGCCCATCGACGGCTCGTCCAGCATCAGCAGCTTGGGCCGGGACATCAGCGCCCGCCCCATCGCCAGCATCTGCTGCTCGCCGCCCGACAGGGTGCCGGCGGCCTGCTTGCGGCGCTCGGCGAGGATCGGGAACAGCGTGCAGGCCCGTTCCACGTCCTCGGCGATGCCCGCCGCGTCGCGCCGCAGGAACGCGCCGAGCAGCAGGTTCTCCTCGATGGTCATCCGCGGGAAGATGTGCCGGCCCTCGGGGGAGTGGGCCAGGCCCAGCGCGACGATCCGGTGCGCGGGCACCGTGTCGATCGCCTGCCCCTCGAACAGGACCTTGCCCGCGGTCGGCCGGAGCAGCCCGGACAGGGTGCGCAGGGTGGTGGTCTTGCCGGCGCCGTTGGTGCCGATCAGGGTGGTGACCTCGCCCTGCTCGACGGTGAACGAGATGCCCTTGACGGCCTCGATCTTGCCGTAGGCGACACGGAGGTCCTCGACCTCCAGCAGAGCGGTCACTGGCCGTCCTCCTGAGCTGCGGTGGTTCCTTCGAGCGGGGCGCCCAGGTAGGCGGTGACGACCCGTTCGTCGTTCTGCACGGTCTCCCGGTCGCCCTCGACGATCTTCTGGCCCTGCACCAGCACGGCGGTCCGGTCGCACAGGTTGAAGATGAACTTCATGTCGTGCTCGATCACCAGCACCGCGATGCCCAGGTCCCGGATGGCGAACACCAGTTCCTCGGCGGCCCGGGTCTCCTGCGGGTTCATGCCCGCGGTCGGCTCGTCCAGCAGCAGCAGGCCCGGCTCGGACGCCAGCGCCCGGGCGATCTCCAGCTTGCGCTGCTCGCCGTAGGGCAGGTTCCGGGCCAGGTGGTCGGCCTTCGCGCCGAGGCCGCAGAACTCCAGCAGCTCCCGGGCCCGCTCCCGGCCCTCCCGCTCGGCCCGCCGGTAGCCCGGGCCGCGCAGGATCGCCGAGAACAGCCCCTCCTTGGTGCGGGTGTGCCGGCCCACCAGGACGTTCTCCAGCGCCGTCATGTTGGCGAACAGCCGGATGTTCTGGAAGGTCCGGGCGATCCCGGCCTGGGTCACCAGGTGCGGCTTCGGCGGCAGCACCCGGCCCTTGTACGTCACGGTGCCCTCGGTCGGGACGTACAGCCCCGTCAGGCAGTTGAAGAAGGTGGTCTTCCCGGCCCCGTTCGGGCCGATCAGACCGACGATCTCACCCTGGCGGACCGTCAGGTCCACGTTGTTGACCGCGGTGAGGCCGC is part of the Kitasatospora cineracea genome and harbors:
- a CDS encoding ANTAR domain-containing response regulator; protein product: MQHPAGPRSPVSTADEQAQPLDTDSPQITRIVIAEDEALIRLDLKEMLEEEGYTVVGEAGDGATAVKLVEELKPDLAILDVKMPVLDGLSAAERIHEQHLAPVLMLTAFSQRELVDRARDAGAMAYIVKPFSKSDLVPAIEMAVSRYTEMRTLEQEIADLSQRLETRKLVDRAKSVLQTKFGLNEPAAFRWIQKTSMDRRMTMAAVAEAVIEEGAAQDRKKADAAED
- a CDS encoding ABC transporter ATP-binding protein, translating into MTALLEVEDLRVAYGKIEAVKGISFTVEQGEVTTLIGTNGAGKTTTLRTLSGLLRPTAGKVLFEGQAIDTVPAHRIVALGLAHSPEGRHIFPRMTIEENLLLGAFLRRDAAGIAEDVERACTLFPILAERRKQAAGTLSGGEQQMLAMGRALMSRPKLLMLDEPSMGLSPLMMQKIMATIVELKAAGTTILLVEQNAQAALSLSDRAYVMTTGKITLSGTGAELLHDESVRRQYLGED
- a CDS encoding ABC transporter ATP-binding protein, with translation MRFGGLTAVNNVDLTVRQGEIVGLIGPNGAGKTTFFNCLTGLYVPTEGTVTYKGRVLPPKPHLVTQAGIARTFQNIRLFANMTALENVLVGRHTRTKEGLFSAILRGPGYRRAEREGRERARELLEFCGLGAKADHLARNLPYGEQRKLEIARALASEPGLLLLDEPTAGMNPQETRAAEELVFAIRDLGIAVLVIEHDMKFIFNLCDRTAVLVQGQKIVEGDRETVQNDERVVTAYLGAPLEGTTAAQEDGQ